From Poecile atricapillus isolate bPoeAtr1 chromosome Z, bPoeAtr1.hap1, whole genome shotgun sequence, one genomic window encodes:
- the UBE2H gene encoding ubiquitin-conjugating enzyme E2 H has product MSSPSPGKRRMDTDVVKLIESKHEVTILGGLNEFVVKFYGPQGTPYEGGVWKVRVDLPDKYPFKSPSIGFMNKIFHPNIDEASGTVCLDVINQTWTALYDLTNIFESFLPQLLAYPNPIDPLNGDAAAMYLHRPEEYKQKIKEYIQKYATEEALKEQEEGTGDSSSESSMSDFSEDEAQDMEL; this is encoded by the exons GATCGAGAGCAAACACGAGGTCACCATCTTGGGAGGACTCAACGAATTTGTCGTCAAGTTTTACGGACCACAAGGAA CACCGTATGAAGGTGGAGTATGGAAAGTTAGAGTCGACCTTCCTGACAAATACCCCTTCAAATCCCCGTCtatag GATTCATGAATAAAATCTTCCATCCCAACATCGACGAAGC GTCAGGAACTGTATGTCTAGATGTAATCAATCAAACTTGGACAGCTCTCTACG ATCTCACCAATATATTTGAGTCgttcctgccccagctgctggctTATCCCAATCCTATAGATCCTCTAAATGGCGACGCCGCAGCCATGTACCTCCACCGACCAGAAGAgtacaaacagaaaattaaag AATACATCCAGAAATATGCAACAGAAGAAGCACTAAAAGAACAGGAAGAAGGCACCGGGGACAGCTCCTCCGAGAGCTCCATGTCCGATTTCTCGGAAGATGAGGCTCAGGATATGGAATTGTAG